From the genome of Candidatus Defluviilinea proxima:
ACTTCAACAGAGGTTCCTGAGTATGTCTCTGCGCTGGCAAAACTTCCCAATGTTGGCGGCGTGCTCGACTTAACATCATCCACAAGATACGTACAGTTATATTATCAAACCGCACATAGAAAACCGTTGGTCTTTGGTTATGTTTCGCGCATTCCTACCAGCCTTGATGAAAAGGAAGCAGACATCAGAAAAGCGGTCAATAAAGAAGACTATGCCCACCTGTGGGACGAGTATCACATCCGCTATATCGTCACGACCAAAGCGATCGAGTACGAAAATCCGTTTGTTTCTGTTAAGTTAGTCTATCAGGACGATGATACAAATATCTACAGGCTCAGCCTAAACGGGGAATAAAAAAAGCGGACATCCTCAGGACATCCGCTTGACCACTTACCCATTCCGCATTCAACATTCCGCACTCTGCATTTGTATTACCCATGCCTCGTCATGAACTTTTCCATGCGGTGCAGGGCTTCTTCGATCTTGCTGTATTCGGTCGCATAACACATGCGTGCAAAGCCTTCGCCACCGGGACCAAACGCATTACCCGGTACGACAGCCACTTGTTCTTCACGCAACAAATTCTCAGCGAAGTCTTCGTCGCTCATGCCAGAGGCCTGGATGTTGGGGAAGGCGTAGAAAGCGCCACGCGGCTCAAAGGTCCGAAGGCCGAGGCGATTGAGGCCCGTAACGAGAAGTCTGCGGCGACGATCATATTCTTTCACCATTTCGTCCACGTAGGAATTTCCATTTTTCAAGGCTTCGAGCGCGGCATCCTGCGCAGTGGTCGGCGCAGACATGATCGTGTATTGATGGACGCGCACAAGTCCTTGAATGATATCGGAGGGACCACAAGCATAGCCGATGCGCCAGCCGGTCATCGCGTAATCTTTTGAGAAACCGCCGAGCAAAATGGTGCGTTGCTTGAGGCTTTCATCGAGCGAGGGGAAACAAACATGCTCGAAGTCATAAACGAGGCGGTCATAAATTTCATCAGACACGACTAGAAGATCATGTTCTTCTGCGATCTTTGCGATCTCGAGCATCACTTCACGGGTGGCGACGGCGCCAGTTGGGTTGGAGGGATAGCCGATGAAGATACACTTGGTACGTGGTGTGAGCACCTTGCGGATGTCGTCAGGGTCCACCATGAAATTATTTGCTTCGCGCGCCATCACTTCCACAGGCACACCGCCTGCAAGAATGACTTCAGCCTGATATGAAACGAAACATGGGGTTGGGATGATGACCTCATCACCGGGGTCGAGGATCGCAACGAACGTGAGATACAACGCTTCTGAGACACCAACCGTAGCAACGACTTCGGTCGCCGGGTCATATTTCACTTTGTAAAAACTCTGGAGATGATCGGAAATCGCCTGACGCAATTCCATCTTGCCCCAGTTCGATGTGTAATGAGTCTCACCATGTTGCAACGAGCGGATGCCCGCATCGAGGATCGGTTTTGGCGTTGTAAAGTCTGGCTCACC
Proteins encoded in this window:
- a CDS encoding aminotransferase class I/II-fold pyridoxal phosphate-dependent enzyme, giving the protein MQEVTNTNRLSQRVAGLKPSGIRRFFDIAATMKDVISLGIGEPDFTTPKPILDAGIRSLQHGETHYTSNWGKMELRQAISDHLQSFYKVKYDPATEVVATVGVSEALYLTFVAILDPGDEVIIPTPCFVSYQAEVILAGGVPVEVMAREANNFMVDPDDIRKVLTPRTKCIFIGYPSNPTGAVATREVMLEIAKIAEEHDLLVVSDEIYDRLVYDFEHVCFPSLDESLKQRTILLGGFSKDYAMTGWRIGYACGPSDIIQGLVRVHQYTIMSAPTTAQDAALEALKNGNSYVDEMVKEYDRRRRLLVTGLNRLGLRTFEPRGAFYAFPNIQASGMSDEDFAENLLREEQVAVVPGNAFGPGGEGFARMCYATEYSKIEEALHRMEKFMTRHG